The Alistipes megaguti sequence CGTGAAAGGAAGATCGGGTGATATTTCAGAGAAATTTTGTACCTTAGCCATGCAGATTAATTTTTGCGATACCTCCAAATTTGGCTTTTCTAGGGCAATTGGAGGTATTCTTTTTATCTTTAGCTAAGATACAAATTTTATATTACATTGGCAATCAATTCGTTATAAAGTTTTATTCTTTTTACGACAGTCCCTAATTTAATGCAATCTGTTCAATTCATCTTTCGCAGCAGAACCACCTTTGAATTTATGTTTGATTTTATTGAACTGATAACTTACAGAAAGGGATATGCCACGTGAGGCACCTTTGATTCTATAATCATAGGCTACACCATTTGTATGAACACTGTTTTTCTGCTGCCATGTATTAATAAAATCTGAAGCAGAAAGATTAAAACTCCAGTTTCCAATACTTTTGCTACACGTAAAATTCAACATACCTCCGCCATGTGTATAATATAAGCCGTCATGTCCTTTACTAAGCCAAATTCCTGACAAATACAGATAAAAGCCAAGAGGCAAATCAAATCGGTTGTTCAAGATTATTCTACATAAAGGCTTATTATATTTCTGCATCTTATCAATTCCATATTTCAAATCTTGCAAAGCAAGGAGGCCCTGAATTGATGGATGCCAAAACTTAACATCAAAACCTTTATAAAGAGTTATTTGCCATGCATTGTAAGCAGGCAAATTTTGATCTGCACGGACGTTAACACCCAGATCTTCTTGATATGTATATACAGACTGTATCGAACGCACTCTACGGAGATAAGATATATTCATCATCCATTGTTTCCAACCGAGACTGAGTGAGAGGTCATGAGTAAGAGAAGAACGAATCAGTGGATTTCCTGTTTCCCACAGAGTATGAGATACATAAGTATAGTTTGTATTCAATAAAGAATAACTTGGTCTCTTTACTTTGGTTTCATATGATAAGCCAACAGATGAAGAACCTTTTTGCCAGTTAATATGTGCTTCAGGAAGCCAGTCATGATAAGACTTTGATTGCGCATCAACCCGTTTCTCATCAGCATAATATGTAAAATCAGTAATCTCATAACGAAGACCACCTCCCAATTTCCAATTATTTCCTAATGAATGATCATACGACAAGTATATCGCACCCAAATGTTGCGTTTCTTCGTCAGTACCCGGTTGCAGGTCTGGTGTTTCACCTTCTGATTGAGTATGGAAATTCTGTGTATTGTTGGTAAAAGAATACTGTACTCCACCGTCGAAGGCTCCACCCCATAAAGGAACACTGATATTGGCTTTTCCAGCAGCCAGATTATAGTCACTTTCATTCTCAGTAAAAACTGAAGAAATATTTAAGTTATCAGAGGTTTCTTTCAAATCACCGGAAGTTGTATTTTTGCCAAAAATATAATCGGCATCAATACTTAATGTAGCTTCCTTACCTATTTTTTGAATCAGATACGCATTGAAATGATGATTATATGAGTTGCTATTATAACGATAGTCTGACAAAAGATCTGTATAGGTTGAAGCATTTGTAACTTCTTCACCGTTAGAATTAAATTTAGAAGTGGGTGTTTTATCCATTTCATACCGTAAACCTACCGAATTGTCATCATAGTCAAATAAAAAGCCTGTATTTAAATTCCATTGATTTGTACGTCCCGAAGCATTTTGATAGGAATCAGTATATAACTTGTTATCATTAAAAACCTCATGATATTCTCTATCCTGTTTAAAACCATTGTTGGCATAATTAAACCCACCAAATAATGTAAATCCATTAATAAAACTATAATTCAAATCAGCTGAAGCATTACCAGAAGTAACTTCCGTGCGTTGTCCTTTTGCATACACAGTACCGCTAAGGCCCTCTAAATTCTTGCGCGTACGGATAATTATAACAGAAGTCACATTACCCCCATATCGAGAACCTGGTCGTGTTATAACTTGAACATCTTTAAGATCAACAGATGACAGGCGTTTCAGTTCTTCCTGGTTTCTTACCATTCTGTTGTTTATATAAATTTCAGGAGTACCTCTACCAATCACTTGAATACTTCCACTACTTCCATCTATCATAGGCAATTGCTGAAGAGCATCATAGGCAGTACCTAATTTGGCTATTGGATTATTATCCATTGATACCGTCAGTCGATCCGGTGAAGCTTTTACATACTGACGATAACCGGTAATACTTACTTCCTGAAGAACTTCAGAAGACGAATTGAGATAGATTGTCTTTGGCAAACAATTAACCGATATATATACAGGCTCATACCCGAGAAAACTAATACTTATTTGTTTCCCTTTCATATCAGAATTGTCAATACTGAAATCTCCAGAGTCATCTGTAAGAGTACCGCGAAGTAGAAGAGAATCACTGTCCAGCAAAACAACATTTGCATAAGGAAGTGGCAAAGAATCTGAAGCACATTTTACGTTGGCTCTTAATATATGACTTACATTTTGAGCTGATAATTGGTCGCAATAACCGCAACATAAAAGTATGCCTATAAACATGATTTTTTGTAGCATAATAATTTTATTTAGATATTTTTGTGTCTGCAAAATTAGCTGTTTATACAGTTCATTGCTAATAATAGAGATAGATAGCAAATAGACAAAATTACATGCTAATAATTCAACCACCTTCTGAGAATCAACACATTAACTATAAGTATCATATATGTAATATAGATTTTATATAGTCTGCTAATACTCCCATAACCATATATCAAGACTTTTTTCATAGGAACTATCTTTTGAGAGGGCATAAATTTTATTCTTAATTCTAAGTTTGCTTCTTGAAACTGAGGTAGATGCTATATTCATGAAAATGGAAATTTCGGCTATTGAAAAACGAAGTTTTATAAGACAACATAATATAATTTCATGCTCACTTAGGGACGGTACATCCTTCATTAATCGTTTCGTAAAGTTCTGATATATGTTGTCCGTTATCCTGCATATCTCTGTCAGTCTTGTATCACTTAAATATTCCGGTTTTTTGTGAAGATTGTGCAGTATAGGCATTTCAGATAATATGAGTGTACAAAGTTCATTCTCCCTCTTTTCCAGTTCAGATAACCTGTCCGAAAGTACTTTAACGCTCGACTGCATATAGGAAGAGGAACCGGAATAAGAAGAAAGCTTTTCATTCAGTCTGTCTCTTTCGAGACATAATTGTTCATTTTCTTTTTTCAATTGTACAAGGACCTCAGACTGTTCCATATACAAATCTTCCTTTTGAATACTTTCCTCATACTGCTTCTGAAGTTCAGCTATGTATGATTCATTTTTCTTCATTTCTATATCTTTCTGATGTAGTAGAATAGAAAGATTATCCATTTCTTTCTGTTTTCTACGAATGGCTATCTGTTTGCGTAAGTATATGTAAGCAAAGAAAACCAGTATCAGCAAAACCATAACAATGGTAAACATCCACCAGTTCATTATATTAGCCTTCTCCAATTCTAACCTTTGCTTTTCTGTTGTTAGTCTTTCATTGTCATATTTTTCCTTGTAGGCGATTATTTCCTTGCCTTTATCAAGTGCCATAATAGAGTCGTTGTAAAAAAGAAGAGAATCGCAATAGGTTTTCAGGTATTTACTGTACTTGGGACTATCACTTATTTTATATAGTCGCCCCTTAAAAATAGTTTTATTTATTGGTATTCAGTAATTTAATTTATAGAAGTCTTTGATAAATCTGGAAGTTTTCTTATCTTTACGTTAATAAACTTGCAGATTTTATGATTAAAAATACGAATAACAGTCCTTCTTTATTCAGCAACCTATCAGACATGCTGAACCAATCGCACCCGCTTTACCAATTGGCAGACAAAATAGATTGGGGAAAATTTGAAACGGCTTTTCAACCTTTGTATTGTCAGGATAACGGCCGTCCCGGCAAGCCAATCCGTTTAATGTGCGGTTTGCTTATCCTGAAACACCTTCGTAACCTGTCGGATGAGTCTTTGGTAGAGCAATGGAGCGAAAACGCTTATTATCAGTATTTCTGTGGCATGCAGGAGTTTACCCCGTCTGCCCCTTGTGCGTCTTCAGAACTGGTTCATTTCCGCAAACGTATCGGTGAAAAGGGAATTGAACTCATTTTCCAGGAAAGTATCCGTGTGAATAACGACGATGATGATGGCCGTCATCATGATACGGCTTTTATTGATTCCACAGTTCAGGAAAAGAACATCACTTACCCCACGGATGCAAAGTTGCATAAGAAGATCGTGAAGAAAGTTCTTGGCATTGTAAAAAAGCTGGGACTTCCCCTGCGCCAAAGCTACACCTTTGTGCTGAAGAAGATCTATCGTGACCAGCGTTTCCGGAACCATCCCAAAAACAGGGAAAAAGCTCTCAGGGCGGACAGGCGTTTACGTACAATAGCCGGAAGACTTGTCAGGGAACTGAAGCGTAATCTTAAAGAGAATCACGACTATGATAAATTGCTCAGACTCTTTGAAACCGTTCTGTCCCAAAGGCGGAACAGCCGGAAAAAGATTTATTCCATCCATGAGCCGGACGTGCAATGTATCAGCAAGGGTAAAGAACATAAAAAATATGAATTCGGCAACAAGGTGTCCATCATACGTTCTGCCACAGGAATTATTCTTGGAGCCATATCCTTTCGCAATGAATATGACGGTCATACCATCGAGTCTTCCTTGGCGCAGGTAGAACGGTTAACCGGAAGGAAGATTAAAGTGCTGGCTGGTGATAGAGGATACAGAGGCAGGAAGGAAATTAACGGGACGAAGATTATGATTCCCGATGTTCCCAAGAAATCAGACAGCCGTTATCAGAAGCTGAAAAAACATAAACTTTTCTGCAAGCGTGCAGGTATAGAACCAACAATAGGTCACTTAAAGTCAGATTACCGATTGGGCCGCAACTTTTATAAAGGTGTGGTCGGGGATGCTGTGAACGTGCTACTGGCGGCAGCAGCCTATAACTTCAAAAGAGCCATGAAAGCTCTTTGGTGCATGCTTCATAAAATCTGCGAGATACTGTGGAAAAACGATATCTCGCAAAAATGGGCTTTTTAAGGGACGACTATATAATAACTCATATATCAGAGCTTTCGTATATACATTATCAGTGCCTAATGACTTATTAAGATAATAATAAGCAGAGTCATATTGATTTAGATAATAATAATTCTTAC is a genomic window containing:
- a CDS encoding outer membrane beta-barrel protein encodes the protein MVELLACNFVYLLSISIISNELYKQLILQTQKYLNKIIMLQKIMFIGILLCCGYCDQLSAQNVSHILRANVKCASDSLPLPYANVVLLDSDSLLLRGTLTDDSGDFSIDNSDMKGKQISISFLGYEPVYISVNCLPKTIYLNSSSEVLQEVSITGYRQYVKASPDRLTVSMDNNPIAKLGTAYDALQQLPMIDGSSGSIQVIGRGTPEIYINNRMVRNQEELKRLSSVDLKDVQVITRPGSRYGGNVTSVIIIRTRKNLEGLSGTVYAKGQRTEVTSGNASADLNYSFINGFTLFGGFNYANNGFKQDREYHEVFNDNKLYTDSYQNASGRTNQWNLNTGFLFDYDDNSVGLRYEMDKTPTSKFNSNGEEVTNASTYTDLLSDYRYNSNSYNHHFNAYLIQKIGKEATLSIDADYIFGKNTTSGDLKETSDNLNISSVFTENESDYNLAAGKANISVPLWGGAFDGGVQYSFTNNTQNFHTQSEGETPDLQPGTDEETQHLGAIYLSYDHSLGNNWKLGGGLRYEITDFTYYADEKRVDAQSKSYHDWLPEAHINWQKGSSSVGLSYETKVKRPSYSLLNTNYTYVSHTLWETGNPLIRSSLTHDLSLSLGWKQWMMNISYLRRVRSIQSVYTYQEDLGVNVRADQNLPAYNAWQITLYKGFDVKFWHPSIQGLLALQDLKYGIDKMQKYNKPLCRIILNNRFDLPLGFYLYLSGIWLSKGHDGLYYTHGGGMLNFTCSKSIGNWSFNLSASDFINTWQQKNSVHTNGVAYDYRIKGASRGISLSVSYQFNKIKHKFKGGSAAKDELNRLH
- a CDS encoding IS5 family transposase — encoded protein: MIKNTNNSPSLFSNLSDMLNQSHPLYQLADKIDWGKFETAFQPLYCQDNGRPGKPIRLMCGLLILKHLRNLSDESLVEQWSENAYYQYFCGMQEFTPSAPCASSELVHFRKRIGEKGIELIFQESIRVNNDDDDGRHHDTAFIDSTVQEKNITYPTDAKLHKKIVKKVLGIVKKLGLPLRQSYTFVLKKIYRDQRFRNHPKNREKALRADRRLRTIAGRLVRELKRNLKENHDYDKLLRLFETVLSQRRNSRKKIYSIHEPDVQCISKGKEHKKYEFGNKVSIIRSATGIILGAISFRNEYDGHTIESSLAQVERLTGRKIKVLAGDRGYRGRKEINGTKIMIPDVPKKSDSRYQKLKKHKLFCKRAGIEPTIGHLKSDYRLGRNFYKGVVGDAVNVLLAAAAYNFKRAMKALWCMLHKICEILWKNDISQKWAF